The Rhipicephalus sanguineus isolate Rsan-2018 chromosome 7, BIME_Rsan_1.4, whole genome shotgun sequence genome includes a window with the following:
- the LOC119399758 gene encoding sodium-dependent glucose transporter 1C isoform X2 gives MAQHRPDLQLGPGQFWHGGKLYDTFNTQIVSILTMTLSSFTVLMIPLSGYLAVAHGMVFFEGLSLGAFATGANVWNIRMWPDNSSPALQAFHLAFGIGGLVAPFIARPFLSPVPGGNSSGTPNHTIRIAEQIYLTSSHGSELSDEMLELERVDERGSGKSQVHYAFAIASALNVLLVISMVVLYFVDRSDFKPEDPTSNTSATDRSANDVRFTRIMLTFLCVYSFIYVTLECTSSEMFAPFAVKGALRFSKDAASRVVAVFFFCFSAGRLTGVLFTIKVPVFWLIAASHVVLLPTEVMLATWGSSIPAVLWAGSALAGFAQGPLNAGVTAWTAKYITITNKMMSLVIVMGCLGSMTPPLFVGQFIESRPDVFLYVCLAAASLCAAFFVTVCVYVRITTRYDESRALLINATDGDTPGDVPSPPVSF, from the exons GTGGGAAGCTGTACGACACCTTCAACACGCAAATTGTATCCATCCTGACCATGACATTGAGCTCATTCACAGTGCTCATGATTCCACTGAGCGGATATTTGGCAGTCGCACATGGCATGGTGTTCTTCGAAGGTCTCAGCTTGGGTGCATTCGCCACAG GCGCCAACGTGTGGAACATAAGGATGTGGCCCGATAACAGCAGCCCAGCCCTGCAGGCGTTCCACCTGGCGTTCGGCATCGGCGGTCTCGTCGCACCGTTCATCGCCAGGCCGTTCCTCTCACCCGTCCCTGGAGGCAACTCGAGCGGCACGCCGAACCACACTATCAGAATAGCCGAACAGATTTACCTGACTTCGAGCCACGGTAGCGAGCTCTCCGATGAAATGCTGGAACTTGAACGTGTCGACGAGCGCGGTTCGGGAAAGAGTCAGGTTCACTACGCTTTCGCGATCGCCAGCGCCTTGAACGTACTGCTGGTGATATCCATGGTCGTGCTTTACTTTGTGGACAGGTCCGACTTCAAGCCCGAAGACCCGACGAGCAACACTAGCGCAACAGACCGATCGGCGAACGACGTCCGGTTCACCCGCATAATGCTAACGTTCCTCTGCGTCTATTCATTCATATATGTTACGCTGGAATGCACGTCCTCCGAGATGTTCGCGCCGTTCGCCGTCAAGGGTGCGCTACGATTCTCGAAGGACGCAGCGTCCCGCGTGGTCGCGgtgtttttcttctgtttttccgCCGGTCGCCTGACGGGAGTCCTGTTCACGATCAAGGTGCCCGTGTTCTGGTTGATTGCCGCGTCGCACGTCGTCCTGCTTCCAACGGAGGTTATGCTAGCCACTTGGGGTTCCAGCATACCCGCGGTGCTGTGGGCTGGTAGCGCCCTCGCTGGCTTTGCCCAGGGACCGCTGAACGCGGGAGTCACGGCGTGGACTGCCAAGTACATCACCATCACCAACAAGATGATGTCGTTGGTTATTGTTATGGGTTGCCTCGGATCCATGACTCCGCCTCTCTTCGTTGGACAGTTCATCGAGAGCCGACCCGATGTATTTCTATACGTGTgcctcgcggccgcttcgctgtgTGCTGCTTTCTTCGTCACCGTGTGCGTTTACGTTAGAATAACGACGCGATACGATGAGAGCCGAGCGCTCCTCATTAATGCAACCGACGGGGACACTCCAGGGGATGTGCCTTCTCCTCCAGTTTCTTTTTGA